One genomic segment of bacterium includes these proteins:
- a CDS encoding uracil-DNA glycosylase, with amino-acid sequence MGYLAKLYLESIGVRHLPSRGPAGVVLQPEVGGEVQPGDDLALDGLRRDLGDCRRCGLAAERNNIVFGVGDPGARVVFVGEAPGRDEDLRGEPFVGKAGQTLTRIIAAMGLTREQVYICNVIKCRPPGNRDPLPAEVAMCQPFLARQLEIIQPQVICALGSFAARTLLGSDLGISRLRGDFHDYKGTPLMPTYHPSYLLRNPHAKRDVWEDIQKVMELLGLPLPTTGRS; translated from the coding sequence ATGGGATACCTTGCCAAACTTTACCTGGAGAGCATCGGAGTGCGGCACTTGCCGTCCCGCGGGCCTGCGGGAGTGGTCCTGCAGCCTGAGGTGGGTGGTGAAGTCCAGCCCGGAGATGACCTTGCCCTGGACGGTTTGAGGAGGGATCTGGGGGACTGCAGGCGATGCGGCCTCGCTGCCGAAAGGAACAATATCGTGTTCGGGGTCGGAGATCCGGGGGCCAGGGTGGTTTTCGTGGGGGAGGCCCCAGGGCGGGACGAGGATCTGCGGGGTGAACCTTTCGTCGGCAAAGCCGGCCAGACACTCACGAGGATCATCGCAGCAATGGGGCTTACACGGGAACAGGTGTACATCTGCAACGTGATCAAGTGCCGCCCGCCGGGGAACCGGGACCCTTTACCGGCCGAGGTCGCCATGTGCCAGCCGTTTCTCGCAAGGCAGCTTGAGATCATCCAGCCCCAGGTTATCTGCGCACTGGGCAGCTTCGCGGCCCGGACGTTGCTGGGTTCCGACCTGGGGATATCACGTCTCCGGGGAGATTTTCACGACTACAAAGGCACACCTCTCATGCCCACCTATCATCCGTCCTATCTCCTGCGCAATCCGCACGCCAAGCGGGATGTATGGGAAGATATCCAGAAGGTCATGGAGCTTCTCGGGCTGCCCCTGCCGACTACTGGCCGCAGCTAG